A single genomic interval of Juglans regia cultivar Chandler chromosome 1, Walnut 2.0, whole genome shotgun sequence harbors:
- the LOC108987789 gene encoding cytochrome P450 71AU50-like, with the protein MATVSWTWSILALLVLAHLLRQWALKSWNKNRKLPPGPRGFPIFGSLHSLGEFPHRNLQRLAQKYGPIMHLRLGLVPAIVVSSPQAAELFLKAHDLVFASRPPMESAKHIAYEQRSMIFAPYGSYWRNIRKMCTLEMLSNVKIDSFKSMRNEEIGLLVKFIQEAASNCVAVDLSAKVTSLNADMSCRMVFGKKYEDKDLDEKGFKAVIHEAMYLGAVPNLGDYIPCIRPFDLQGLTRRMKAVSKIFDNFFEKIIDEHIQSKDENKTNDDFVDVMLRLMGSKESEYSIERSNIKAIILDMLAASMDTSATAIEWALSELMKHPRVMKKLQKELENEVGLKRMVKEADLDRLDYLSMVVKETFRLHPVVPLLLPHEAREDCTVNGFHIPGKSRVMINVWAIGRDPNVWSDAEKFFPERFVGSNVDLRGRDFQLIPFGAGRRGCPGMQMGLIVVRLVIAQLVHCFDWDLPDNIQPTELDMTEVFGLTVPRAKHLLAIPRYRLHH; encoded by the exons ATGGCCACCGTGTCTTGGACATGGAGCATACTCGCACTGCTTGTGCTCGCACATCTCCTGCGACAATGGGCATTGAAAAGCTGGAACAAGAATAGGAAATTACCACCTGGCCCAAGAGGGTTCCCCATCTTTGGTAGCCTTCATAGTTTGGGGGAATTCCCTCATCGAAATCTACAGCGACTAGCCCAGAAATATGGCCCCATCATGCACTTGCGCTTAGGTTTGGTGCCTGCTATTGTTGTCTCCTCGCCTCAAGCTGCCGAGCTGTTCCTTAAAGCACACGACCTTGTGTTTGCTAGTAGACCACCTATGGAGTCTGCAAAGCACATCGCTTATGAGCAAAGGAGCATGATCTTTGCTCCGTACGGTTCTTATTGGCGCAACATACGCAAGATGTGCACCCTCGAAATGCTTAGCAACGTTAAAATCGATTCTTTCAAATCCATGAGAAATGAAGAGATTGGCCTACTAGTGAAGTTTATTCAAGAGGCCGCCAGTAATTGTGTTGCTGTAGATCTGAGTGCCAAGGTTACATCTCTGAATGCGGATATGTCATGCCGTATGGTGTTTGGGAAGAAGTACGAGGACAAAGATCTTGATGAAAAGGGATTCAAGGCTGTAATCCACGAGGCTATGTATCTAGGAGCAGTTCCTAACCTCGGCGATTATATTCCTTGTATTCGTCCATTTGATCTTCAGGGGTTGACACGACGCATGAAGGCTGTTAGTAAGatctttgataatttttttgagaagatCATTGATGAGCATATCCAGTCCAAGGATGAAAATAAGACCAACGACGACTTTGTTGATGTCATGCTGAGGCTCATGGGGTCAAAAGAATCTGAGTACTCTATTGAAAGGTCCAACATCAAAGCCATCATTTTG GACATGCTTGCAGCCTCGATGGACACTTCGGCAACGGCAATTGAGTGGGCACTCTCAGAACTAATGAAGCATCCACGGGTAATGAAGAAACTTCAAAAAGAGTTAGAAAATGAGGTGGGCTTGAAGAGGATGGTAAAAGAAGCAGACTTGGATAGATTGGATTACTTGAGCATGGTTGTAAAGGAAACCTTCAGGCTACATCCAGTAGTACCACTTTTGCTTCCTCATGAGGCCAGGGAAGATTGCACGGTTAATGGTTTCCACATACCCGGAAAGTCTAGAGTGATGATAAACGTATGGGCAATCGGGAGAGATCCGAATGTTTGGAGTGATGCAGAAAAGTTCTTCCCGGAGAGGTTTGTTGGTAGTAACGTAGATCTCAGGGGACGTGACTTCCAACTAATTCCATTTGGTGCTGGCAGAAGAGGCTGCCCAGGGATGCAAATGGGTCTGATTGTGGTCCGGCTAGTGATAGCACAACTTGTGCATTGCTTTGATTGGGACCTTCCAGATAACATACAGCCAACTGAGTTGGATATGACTGAGGTGTTTGGTCTTACTGTTCCTAGAGCCAAGCATCTACTTGCCATTCCTCGTTATCGCCTTCACcattga